The Mytilus galloprovincialis chromosome 2, xbMytGall1.hap1.1, whole genome shotgun sequence genome has a window encoding:
- the LOC143065092 gene encoding biogenesis of lysosome-related organelles complex 1 subunit 1-like isoform X2 translates to MTLFLFNKKKKKEAIVAATALTHALVDHLNGGVAQAYINQKKLDTETKILQANAAQFSKQTLQWLKLVEDFNTAQKELGDVENWAKSIEADMRTLSSALEYVYRKSD, encoded by the exons AAAAGAAGAAAAAGGAAGCCATAGTAGCAGCTACAGCTTTAACTCATGCTTTGGTTGATCATTTAAATGGcgg TGTTGCCCAGGCATACATTAATCAGAAGAAGCTAGACACAGAAACAAAGATCTTACAAGCTAATGCTGCACAGTTCTCTAAACAAACATTACAATGGTTAAAACTTGTGGAAGATTTCAATACAGCTCAGAAG GAATTAGGTGATGTTGAAAATTGGGCAAAGAGTATTGAGGCAGATATGAGAACGTTATCTAGTGCATTGGAATATGTTTATCGTAAAA